One part of the Raphanus sativus cultivar WK10039 chromosome 7, ASM80110v3, whole genome shotgun sequence genome encodes these proteins:
- the LOC108815860 gene encoding B3 domain-containing protein At3g17010-like has product MRFNVNMYKPSGKEIVAPRKHPTTTPFSGIKKEEGESSYKDVKKEDEACKSVDGVEIETTKKKAEASKTSSKKKKSKKVVKEVDESSRGRKKKAEKLKTFKKKEEDQEKWCSRVRNHHKEIIPQVLVV; this is encoded by the exons ATGCGCTTCAACGTCAACATGTACAAGCCGAGTGGCAAGGAGATCGTCGCACCACGCAAACATCCTACAACGACTCCTTTCA GTggcataaagaaagaagaaggtgaGAGTAGCTACAAGGACGTGAAGAAGGAAGATGAAGCATGTAAGTCTGTGGACGGAGTTGAGATTGAAACCACAAAGAAGAAAGCTGAGGCTTCTAAAACATcctccaagaagaagaagagcaagaaagTGGTGAAGGAAGTAGATGAATCATCGAGAGGCAGAAAGAAGAAAGCTGAGAAACTCAAAACAttcaagaaaaaagaagaagatcaagaaaaatGGTGTTCCAGAGTTCGAAATCACCATAAGGAAATCATACCTCAAGTTCTTG TTGTCTGA
- the LOC108818525 gene encoding uncharacterized protein LOC108818525: protein MAPKSKEKPKTPTSSQPPPAIEDLFTTLDRHIQRSEYEQAVKVADQVLSIAPADEDAIRCKVVALVKDDKIDDALSLIHSFHKLPIDLGFQKAYCLYRQNKLDEAFECLRGRERDSETLLLEAQILYRLGKTDACVDVYRKLQNSQIETAEVNFVASLVSAGKASQVKGALESWRIKPTSSFELAFNTACSLIENNNYADAEQLLLAARRIGQETLTDDGFADEDIENELAPIAVQLAYVQQVLGQTQESTSSYVDIIKRNLADESSLAVAVNNLIALKGSKDVSDGLRKLDRLKDKDSQNFQLSQTLDAKLSQKHKEAIYANRVLLLLHANKMDQARELCAALPGLFPESVNPALLQAAVLVRENKAAKAEELLGQFAVKFPEKSKSILLARAQIAASASHPHVAAESLSKITDIQHFPATVATIVALKERAGDNDGAAAVLDSAINWWSNSMTENNKLGILMPQAASFKLRHGQEEEASRLYEEIVKKHKSTDALVGLVTTLARVNVEKAETYEKQLKPLPGLKAVDVDNLEKTSGAKPMEGAAAAAASAMQEEVKKEKAKKKRKRKPKYPKGFDPANPGPPPDPERWLPRRERSSYRPKRKDKRAAQIRGSQGAVTKQDKQETAPSTSKSNQATTKSAAADHSKPSSSKASKKKSRR, encoded by the exons ATGGCTCCTAAATCGAAAGAGAAACCGAAAACCCCAACATCCTCCCAGCCTCCTCCCGCGATCGAAGATCTCTTCACCACTCTCGATAGGCACATCCAGCGATCTGAATACGAACAAGCCGTCAAGGTCGCTGATCAAG ttctGTCGATCGCACCTGCCGATGAGGACGCGATCCGATGCAAAGTCGTGGCTCTTGTCAAAGACGATAAGATCGATGATGCTCTCTCCCTCATTCACTCCTTCCATAAGCTTCCCATCGATCTAGGGTTTCAAAAG GCATATTGTTTATACCGTCAAAACAAGCTAGACGAGGCTTTCGAGTGTTTGAGAGGTCGAGAGAGAGACTCAGAGACTTTGCTTTTGGAGGCTCAGATTCTCTACCGTCTGGGGAAAACAGATGCTTGCGTTGATGTGTATCGGAAGCTGCAGAACTCACAGATTGAGACGGCAGAGGTCAATTTTGTAGCGAGTTTGGTTTCGGCTGGTAAAGCGTCTCAGGTGAAAGGAGCATTGGAGTCTTGGAGGATCAAACCTACTAGTAGCTTTGAGCTGGCGTTTAACACTGCTTGCTCTTTGATTGAAAACAACAACTACGCTGATGCTGAACAGCTTCTGCTAGCTGCAAGGAG AATTGGTCAGGAAACCCTCACGGATGATGGCTTTGCTGATGAGGATATTGAGAATGAGCTTGCCCCCATTGCTGTCCAATTAGCATATGTCCAACAG GTCCTTGGACAAACTCAGGAATCCACCAGCTCTTATGTAGACATCATTAAACGAAACCTGGCCGATGAATCGTCACTTGCTGTTGCTGTGAACAACCTTATTGCCTTGAAAGGTTCCAAAGATGTTTCTGATGGTTTGAGGAAGCTTGATCGTCTCAAGGATAAAGATTCTCAAAATTTTCAGCTTTCTCAAACACTTGATGCTAAGCTTTCACAGAAACATAAGGAAGCTATATATGCTAATCGCGTCCTTCTGCTCCTCCATGCAAATAAGATGGATCAG GCACGAGAACTTTGTGCTGCACTGCCGGGCCTCTTTCCTGAAAGTGTCAATCCTGCATTGCTTCAAGCTGCTGTCTTAGTGAGAGAGAACAAGGCTGCCAAAGCTGAAGAGCTTCTGGGACAGTTCGCAGTAAAGTTCCCGGAAAAATCTAAGTCGATTCTCTTGGCCAGGGCACAAATTGCTGCTTCGGCCAGTCATCCTCACGTAGCAGCAGAGTCCCTGTCCAAAATAACTGATATCCAGCATTTCCCTGCTACCGTTGCCACCATTGTCGCACTCAAAGAGCGAGCTGGGGACAATgatggtgctgctgctgttctCGACTCAGCGATTAACTGGTGGTCAAATTCGATGACTGAGAACAATAAGCTTGGCATATTGATGCCGCAGGCTGCTTCCTTCAAGCTCAGGCATGGCCAAGAAGAGGAGGCTTCACGGTTATACGAGGAGATTGTGAAAAAACATAAAAGCACAGATGCTCTGGTTGGTCTTGTGACCACACTTGCTCGTGTCAACGTCGAGAAAGCAGAGACTTACGAGAAACAGCTAAAGCCGTTGCCGGGGTTGAAGGCTGTTGATGTGGATAACCTAGAAAAAACCTCTGGTGCAAAACCCATGGAAGGCGCTGCCGCAGCAGCTGCTTCAGCGATGCAGGAAGAAGTGAAGAAGGAGAAggcaaagaagaagaggaagagaaagccAAAGTACCCCAAAGGATTCGATCCGGCAAACCCGGGACCACCTCCGGACCCTGAAAGGTGGCTTCCGAGAAGGGAAAGGTCAAGTTACAGACCCAAGAGGAAGGACAAGCGTGCAGCTCAGATCCGTGGATCGCAGGGCGCAGTGACAAAGCAAGACAAACAAGAAACAGCTCCTTCGACCTCAAAGTCAAACCAAGCGACCACTAAGAGTGCAGCCGCTGATCATTCAAAGCCTTCTTCCTCTAAGGCCTCAAAAAAGAAGTCTAGGAGATGA
- the LOC108834784 gene encoding uncharacterized protein LOC108834784 yields MDSGLSWADQWDTNPDPPPSGTKEDEGKKKKKKDKDGRRSFGKTILGFKWMKDLRKKSEK; encoded by the coding sequence atggaTTCGGGGCTATCGTGGGCTGATCAATGGGATACAAACCCTGACCCTCCTCCCAGTGGTACAAAAGAAGATGaaggcaaaaagaaaaaaaagaaggacAAAGATGGAAGAAGAAGCTTCGGGAAGACCATACTTGGGTTTAAATGGATGAAGGATCTCCGCAAGAAATCTGAAAAGTGA